In Papaver somniferum cultivar HN1 chromosome 1, ASM357369v1, whole genome shotgun sequence, a genomic segment contains:
- the LOC113299404 gene encoding cinnamoyl-CoA reductase 2-like isoform X2, translated as MQSEREIVGKERVCVTGAGGFIASWIVKLLLSKGYMVHGTVRDPSDEKNAHLTLLDNATENLQLFKADLQDYNSLCGAIAGCTGVFHVASPVPAGRAANREVEVIEPVMRGTRNILMACSEIKVKRLVVVSSVVSVIKNPDWPKDQPMDESCWSDEEHCRKTENWYYFAKTASEREALEYSKKNDLDVITICPSVALGPMLQSTVNSSSMILIKILKDGCERMFIIVRLVVDVRDFAEAVLLVYEKPEAEGRYLCSAPSVERHDFIDKLKNIYPKFSCLPMTPGEEKGQELNCEKLQKLGWTARPLEETLLDSVQDYLEKEILEKHF; from the exons ATGCAAAGTGAGAGAGAAATTGTGGGGAAGGAGAGAGTATGTGTTACAGGTGCAGGTGGATTTATAGCATCTTGGATTGTAAAGCTTCTCCTTTCTAAAGGCTACATGGTACATGGAACTGTTAGAGATCCAA GTGATGAAAAGAATGCTCATTTGACACTTTTGGACAATGCCACTGAGAACCTCCAACTTTTCAAGGCAGACTTGCAGGACTACAACAGCCTCTGTGGTGCCATTGCAGGATGCACTGGAGTTTTCCATGTTGCTAGCCCAGTTCCTGCTGGTCGCGCAGCCAACCGAG AGGTGGAAGTTATCGAGCCTGTTATGAGGGGGACGAGAAATATTTTAATGGCATGCAGTGAGATAAAAGTGAAGAGGCTTGTGGTTGTATCATCGGTTGTTTCTGTTATTAAGAACCCTGATTGGCCGAAGGATCAACCCATGGATGAGTCATGCTGGTCTGATGAGGAGCACTGCAGAAAAACTGAG AACTGGTACTACTTCGCCAAAACAGCCTCGGAAAGGGAGGCACTGGAGTATTCAAAGAAAAATGATCTTGATGTTATAACAATTTGTCCGTCTGTTGCTCTTGGGCCAATGTTGCAGTCCACAGTGAATTCTAGTAGCATGATTCTCATCAAGATTTTGAAAG ATGGATGTGAGAGAATGTTCATCATTGTACGGCTGGTAGTTGATGTGCGTGATTTTGCTGAAGCTGTATTGTTAGTATATGAGAAGCCTGAAGCAGAAGGGAGGTATCTTTGTTCAGCACCCTCAGTCGAAAGACACGACTTCATCGACAAGCTAAAGAATATCTATCCAAAGTTCAGCTGCTTGCCAAT GACTCCCGGAGAAGAGAAGGGTCAGGAGTTGAATTGTGAAAAACTACAGAAGTTGGGATGGACAGCCAGACCTTTAGAAGAGACACTCCTTGACTCTGTTCAAGATTACCTAGAGAAGGAAATCTTAGAAAAGCATTTTTAA
- the LOC113299404 gene encoding cinnamoyl-CoA reductase 2-like isoform X1: MPLRTSNFSRQTCRTTTASVVPLQDALEFSMLLAQFLLVAQPTEVEVIEPVMRGTRNILMACSEIKVKRLVVVSSVVSVIKNPDWPKDQPMDESCWSDEEHCRKTENWYYFAKTASEREALEYSKKNDLDVITICPSVALGPMLQSTVNSSSMILIKILKDGCERMFIIVRLVVDVRDFAEAVLLVYEKPEAEGRYLCSAPSVERHDFIDKLKNIYPKFSCLPMTPGEEKGQELNCEKLQKLGWTARPLEETLLDSVQDYLEKEILEKHF, encoded by the exons ATGCCACTGAGAACCTCCAACTTTTCAAGGCAGACTTGCAGGACTACAACAGCCTCTGTGGTGCCATTGCAGGATGCACTGGAGTTTTCCATGTTGCTAGCCCAGTTCCTGCTGGTCGCGCAGCCAACCGAG GTGGAAGTTATCGAGCCTGTTATGAGGGGGACGAGAAATATTTTAATGGCATGCAGTGAGATAAAAGTGAAGAGGCTTGTGGTTGTATCATCGGTTGTTTCTGTTATTAAGAACCCTGATTGGCCGAAGGATCAACCCATGGATGAGTCATGCTGGTCTGATGAGGAGCACTGCAGAAAAACTGAG AACTGGTACTACTTCGCCAAAACAGCCTCGGAAAGGGAGGCACTGGAGTATTCAAAGAAAAATGATCTTGATGTTATAACAATTTGTCCGTCTGTTGCTCTTGGGCCAATGTTGCAGTCCACAGTGAATTCTAGTAGCATGATTCTCATCAAGATTTTGAAAG ATGGATGTGAGAGAATGTTCATCATTGTACGGCTGGTAGTTGATGTGCGTGATTTTGCTGAAGCTGTATTGTTAGTATATGAGAAGCCTGAAGCAGAAGGGAGGTATCTTTGTTCAGCACCCTCAGTCGAAAGACACGACTTCATCGACAAGCTAAAGAATATCTATCCAAAGTTCAGCTGCTTGCCAAT GACTCCCGGAGAAGAGAAGGGTCAGGAGTTGAATTGTGAAAAACTACAGAAGTTGGGATGGACAGCCAGACCTTTAGAAGAGACACTCCTTGACTCTGTTCAAGATTACCTAGAGAAGGAAATCTTAGAAAAGCATTTTTAA
- the LOC113350350 gene encoding cinnamoyl-CoA reductase 1-like: protein MVDKERLCVHGAGGFIASWIVKFLLSKGHIVHGTIRNPSDEKNAHLKILDNATENLKLFKADLQDYRSLCAAITGCTGVLHVASPVPVGPVANPKVEVIEPVITGTRNVLRACSEMKVKRVVVVSSIAAVIMNPNWPKDQPMDETCWSDEEHCKKFENEYYLAKTVSESEALHYAKTKNLDTITICPSLTFGPMLQSELNSSSMILAKILKVSDECETMLNIVRWVVDVRDVAQAVLLAYEKPEAEGRYICSAFLVEKQDFVEKLKRIYPNFSNEDF from the exons ATGGTGGACAAGGAGAGACTTTGTGTTCATGGTGCAGGAGGATTTATAGCATCCTGGATTGTGAAGTTTCTCCTTTCCAAAGGCCACATTGTCCATGGAACTATTAGAAATCCAA GTGATGAAAAGAATGCTCACTTGAAAATATTGGACAATGCCACTGAAAACCTCAAACTCTTCAAGGCAGACTTGCAGGACTACAGAAGCCTCTGTGCCGCCATCACAGGCTGCACCGGAGTTCTCCATGTTGCCAGTCCAGTTCCTGTGGGTCCTGTAGCCAACCCTAAG GTGGAGGTTATCGAGCCTGTTATAACGGGGACGCGTAATGTATTAAGGGCATGCAGCGAGATGAAAGTGAAGAGGGTTGTGGTTGTATCATCTATTGCTGCTGTCATTATGAACCCCAATTGGCCAAAGGATCAACCCATGGACGAGACATGCTGGTCTGACGAGGAACACTGCAAAAAATTTGAA AATGAGTACTACCTCGCCAAAACAGTCTCAGAAAGTGAGGCATTGCATTATGCAAAGACAAAGAACCTTGATACCATAACGATCTGTCCGTCCCTTACTTTTGGGCCGATGTTGCAGTCCGAGTTAAATTCTTCTAGCATGATTCTTGCCAAAATTTTGAAAG tgtcagaTGAATGTGAGACAATGTTAAACATTGTACGGTGGGTCGTTGATGTGCGTGATGTTGCTCAAGCAGTTCTGCTGGCATATGAGAAACCTGAAGCAGAAGGGAGATATATTTGTTCGGCCTTCTTGGTCGAAAAGCAAGATTTTGTTGAAAAGCTGAAGCGCATCTATCCAAACTTCTCCAATGAA GATTTCTGA
- the LOC113299391 gene encoding cinnamoyl-CoA reductase 2-like: MKSLTQRQKGKAAEEMEKQRACVTGAGGFLASWVIKLLLSKGYTVHGTVRDPSDEKHAHLNNLENAADNLQLFKADLLDYNSLCAAIAGCSGVFHIASPCTTPVADPMVELIEPAVKGTRNVLKACTEAKVKRVVVVSSRAAAIWNPNWPIDQPIDESCWSDKEHLNTIKNWYALSKTDAESEAWEYAKKTGLDVVTILPSLIIGPMLQSKMNASTLTLIKIIKDEAEEMVNNDLRIVDVRDVVAAILMAYEKPKAKGRYICSAHNATTQDLVDKLKTMYPMSHNPKKITKGEDKHKLSSEKLQKLGWTYIPLEKSLADSVKCYKEKGILL; encoded by the exons ATGAAATCATTGACTCAGAGACAAAAAGGTAAAGCAGCAGAGGAGATGGAGAAACAAAGGGCTTGTGTAACTGGTGCTGGAGGTTTTCTAGCTTCTTGGGTTATCAAGTTGCTCCTCTCTAAGGGCTACACTGTTCACGGAACCGTTAGAGATCCAA GTGATGAAAAGCACGCTCATTTGAACAATCTGGAGAACGCCGCGGATAATCTACAGCTCTTCAAGGCAGATTTGCTGGACTACAACAGCCTCTGTGCTGCAATTGCAGGATGCAGCGGTGTTTTTCATATTGCCAGTCCATGTACAACTCCTGTGGCCGATCCTATG GTTGAACTGATTGAGCCTGCTGTCAAGGGTACGCGTAATGTACTGAAGGCGTGTACCGAGGCTAAAGTGAAGAGGGTTGTGGTTGTGTCATCTCGTGCTGCTGCTATTTGGAACCCTAATTGGCCAATTGATCAACCCATTGATGAGTCTTGTTGGTCTGACAAGGAACACTTGAATACAATTAAG AATTGGTATGCCCTCTCCAAAACAGATGCAGAAAGTGAGGCTTGGGAGTATGCAAAGAAGACCGGGCTCGATGTGGTAACAATACTTCCATCACTTATCATCGGGCCAATGCTGCAGTCTAAGATGAATGCAAGTACCTTAACTCTCATCAAGATTATAAAAG ATGAAGCTGAGGAAATGGTTAACAATGACCTTAGGATTGTGGATGTGCGTGATGTGGTTGCAGCAATACTGATGGCATATGAGAAGCCCAAAGCAAAAGGAAGATACATCTGTTCTGCACATAATGCCACAACACAGGATTTGGTTGACAAGCTTAAGACCATGTATCCAATGTCTCATAATCCCAAGAA AATTACTAAGGGGGAAGATAAGCACAAGCTAAGTTCTGAAAAGTTGCAGAAGTTGGGATGGACATACATACCGCTCGAGAAAAGCCTCGCGGACTCTGTTAAATGCTACAAAGAGAAGGGTATCTTGCTTTGA
- the LOC113350326 gene encoding uncharacterized protein LOC113350326, with amino-acid sequence MLQEAYYWFHRDTNIQDDITLPSEQDLLDSAKTIWAPPTQSKIKINFDGAAGIRGFACAAVARNYNCEFNGCQTQVFAFNTVVEAEAHGALVGIELAISKAIRHIIIEGDSLTVINSLRYNNFPVPWRIKNTIGKIKDKLGNFTSVDFNFIKKEANFMAHSLAAYVVRNQLSNQWLTSPPSCITHLFSEDSSS; translated from the coding sequence ATGCTTCAAGAGGCTTATTACTGGTTCCACCGTGATACCAACATTCAAGACGATATCACTCTGCCTTCTGAACAAGACTTACTAGACTCTGCCAAGACTATTTGGGCTCCTCCCACtcagtcaaaaataaaaataaattttgatggtgcTGCTGGAATTAGAGGGTTCGCCTGCGCGGCAGTGGCAAGGAACTACAATTGTGAGTTTAACGGGTGTCAGACACAAGTATTCGCATTCAACACCGTTGTAGAAGCTGAAGCTCATGGTGCTTTGGTGGGAATTGAGCTTGCCATCAGCAAGGCTATAAGGCACATTATCATTGAAGGTGATTCACTCACTGTGATCAATTCTCTCAGGTACAATAATTTCCCAGTCCCTTGGCGTATTAAGAATACTATTGGAAAAATCAAAGACAAGCTAGGGAACTTTACGTCTGTTGATTTTAACTTTATTAAAAAGGAAGCCAATTTCATGGCTCACTCCTTAGCAGCTTATGTTGTTCGGAACCAACTGTCTAATCAGTGGTTAACCTCTCCTCCTTCTTGTATTACTCACTTGTTTAGTGAGGATTCTTcttcttag
- the LOC113350336 gene encoding uncharacterized protein LOC113350336, with protein MTKPQKCSSTWSVMLGCRSEMKKGCCWAVGNGEKIHIKNDPWIPKLHNRRPIPNLLSTEQYVLVSELILQNPPRWDINKLQLCFQSHEVETILDIHLPNISEEGTEDKSLWLHHLNGVFTAKSFIKTLNDRAPSSSHYGNTEHIPWKKFWQVKFLAPNLQIFAWRILNNGIAVGSRMMTYCKDINTECRMCNGVVETLEHLFPYCPVSQAVLFASHLTLRIDASLNISVHHYIKSWLLEGGNYSKLKMGICLF; from the coding sequence ATGACGAAACCCCAAAAATGTTCCTCTACATGGTCTGTCATGTTAGGTTGCAGAAGTGAGATGAAGAAAGGGTGTTGCTGGGCAGTTGGTAATGGAGAGAAGATACATATCAAGAATGACCCTTGGATTCCGAAACTTCATAACAGGAGGCCTATCCCCAATTTGCTTTCAACAGAGCAGTATGTTTTAGTTAGTGAACTTATCCTACAGAACCCTCCAAGGTGGGATATAAACAAACTCCAGCTATGCTTCCAGTCGCATGAAGTCGAGACTATATTGGATATCCACTTACCTAACATCAGCGAAGAAGGGACTGAGGATAAATCACTTTGGCTTCACCATCTTAATGGGGTCTTTACAGCAAAATCCTTCATCAAAACTTTAAATGACAGAgctccttcttcttctcattaTGGTAATACTGAACATATACCTTGGAAGAAATTTTGGCAGGTAAAATTTTTGGCACCCAATCTTCAAATATTTGCTTGGAGAATTCTTAATAATGGTATTGCAGTTGGTAGCAGGATGATGACATACTGCAAAGATATTAATACAGAGTGCAGGATGTGTAAtggtgttgttgaaactttggaACACTTGTTCCCATACTGCCCTGTATCTCAAGCTGTTCTTTTTGCTTCTCACCTGACTCTCAGAATTGATGCAAGCCTAAATATTTCAGTTCACCACTATATCAAGAGTTGGTTATTAGAAGGTGGAAACTACTCAAAGTTAAAAATGGGGATTTGTCTGTTCTAG
- the LOC113299376 gene encoding cinnamoyl-CoA reductase 2-like — translation MRDDLEIFLNRRGKVRVKEMEKRVCVTGAGGYLASWVVKYLLSKGYIIHGTVRDPNDEKYAHLKNLENALENLHLFKADLLDYDSLCASMAGCRGVLHIASPVPSGAVINPKVELLEPALTGTCNVLKACTEAKVKRVVVVSSVSAVIWNPNWPKDQSMDESCWSDKEYCRSSENWYSFSKTEAESAAWEYSKKNGLDVVTVCPSLIFGPLLQSTMNASSSVLVKLLRDGVEEIDNNERRIVDVRDVAEAVLLAYEKPEAEGRYLCSTYTVNTQELIEKLKTMYPDYSYPKKIAEVKELPQRSCEKLQKLGWKCITLEESLADSVKCYQEMGILD, via the exons ATGAGAGATGATTTGGAAATATTTCTGAATAGAAGAGGAAAAGTAAGAGTAAAAGAGATGGAAAAAAGAGTGTGTGTAACAGGTGCAGGAGGATATCTAGCTTCCTGGGTCGTCAAGTATCTCCTCTCTAAGGGCTACATAATCCATGGAACTGTTAGAGATCCAA ATGATGAGAAGTATGCTCATTTGAAGAATCTGGAGAATGCCTTGGAAAACCTGCATCTCTTCAAGGCAGACTTGTTGGATTACGACAGCCTCTGTGCTTCCATGGCAGGATGCAGGGGCGTCCTTCATATAGCGAGTCCAGTTCCTTCAGGTGCCGTAATCAACCCCAAG GTAGAACTACTTGAGCCTGCTTTAACGGGTACATGCAATGTACTGAAGGCGTGTACTGAGGCAAAAGTAAAAAGGGTTGTGGTTGTTTCATCTGTTTCTGCCGTTATCTGGAACCCTAATTggccaaaggatcaatctatggATGAATCGTGTTGGTCTGACAAGGAATATTGCAGATCAAGTGAG AACTGGTATAGCTTCTCCAAAACAGAAGCAGAAAGTGCGGCTTGGGAGTACTCAAAGAAAAATGGGCTTGATGTGGTAACAGTTTGTCCATCACTTATTTTTGGGCCACTGTTACAATCTACTATGAACGCTAGTAGCTCAGTTCTTGTCAAGTTATTGAGAG ATGGCGTTGAGGAAATCGATAATAATGAAAGGAGGATTGTAGATGTGCGTGATGTGGCTGAGGCAGTGTTACTGGCATATGAGAAGCCAGAAGCAGAAGGGAGATATTTATGTTCGACTTATACTGTCAATACACAAGAGTTGATTGAGAAGCTCAAAACCATGTACCCTGATTACAGTTACCCAAAGAA AATTGCTGAAGTGAAGGAATTGCCCCAGAGAAGTTGCGAAAAACTGCAGAAGTTGGGATGGAAATGCATAACACTGGAAGAAAGCCTCGCTGACTCTGTCAAATGCTACCAAGAGATGGGAATCTTGGATTGA